The following DNA comes from Candidatus Neomarinimicrobiota bacterium.
AGCACGGTGGACGTGAGCAGATGCTCCGGCAGGGCCCCAAAGCCCAAGGTCGACTTAGCCCTGTGCCCCGGCACGTCGAACAGGCCGTCCGTGGCGCGGGTATACCAGGTTCCGCCCAGACGGCCCACCAGGTCCAGCTTGCGGGGGTCGGGGCGGCCGTCCGCGTCCAATACCTCCGGCTGCACCCGAAAGAGCAGCACCCGGCCAATAACCAGGTTGCCGCCGGCGCGGTCCGTACCCAGCTCGATATGCTGATGGAAGCGGCACTCCATAACGAAGGGCGACTCGGCCACACCCGGCGCCGCCACCTGGCTGCCCGCTTGGGAAGGCT
Coding sequences within:
- a CDS encoding flavin reductase family protein → PSQAGSQVAAPGVAESPFVMECRFHQHIELGTDRAGGNLVIGRVLLFRVQPEVLDADGRPDPRKLDLVGRLGGTWYTRATDGLFDVPGHRAKSTLGFGALPEHLLTSTVLTGNDLARLAGLAEKPDTAALEADYQERYGQLSTEELHRQIKSFIDEGNLAAAWALASLD